A single genomic interval of Rhodopseudomonas palustris harbors:
- a CDS encoding Mu transposase C-terminal domain-containing protein, which yields MTKINIGKNDRIILKNSERRVVSSDAVGYVLARTGHSVELHEPFTHEEIVKLIDSGEMRIDRNWFEESRARARLMAGVDSLSDLKTEEQNLLLRREYYVSQFLAMEAADKTVTRTDPQIKKAIIDIEVRRLTDGTRCDVWIKDKRPPSPRTLRRWLKHYEDGQRNVIALRTRHRHSGNPISNIDPEIHTLLTKYAIAYCHESRPTISLLHGRLLSELAAVNLQRDADGLPRLTPPARATLRRRIQKLNQFEVHASRHGISSARARFAVVGNGLDVTRPLQHVQIDTWTIQLHTIMNDLGLDQQLTAEDRKHLKKERLKFCVVFDVATRCVLGFRISKLDDAQNAIAALAMSVSDKSAIAKSAGCKSDWIQRGPGSGYSPDAGAPFIDSGFRGTIACLGSVYENAPAGLSHMRGHIERSLGTFHTMLMPYFTGRSFSNIIEKGDYQADERISILSKQLPMIFTRFIVDIYHHTPHEGLGGETPYNAWVRLTALYGTAPCPNIHERRDIFGVPLKRNLDTRGVRVGGNYYQSEEMQEWRRQVGDTDLDVRFDTSDIGHISAWFDGRWNVVPAVRKSLRGVDFNTWKDAVADLRRRHAAGARVYEHIVHDAIRAISAIAEDAVCRTAISGTRPTAKELDWEENGLTLGFDIVSDDVAEDKHPDDILGTGFPGAVAQPKATPIPSDSPGTAYRPELED from the coding sequence ATGACCAAGATCAATATCGGCAAAAACGATCGTATCATTCTGAAGAACTCTGAACGTCGTGTCGTATCCAGTGATGCCGTCGGATACGTCCTCGCCCGTACGGGCCACAGCGTTGAGCTGCACGAACCCTTCACGCACGAAGAGATCGTCAAATTGATCGATTCCGGCGAGATGCGCATCGACCGCAATTGGTTCGAAGAATCCCGTGCCCGCGCTCGCCTTATGGCAGGCGTGGACAGCCTGTCCGACCTAAAAACTGAGGAGCAAAACCTTTTGCTGCGCCGTGAATACTACGTATCGCAATTCCTCGCGATGGAGGCCGCTGACAAGACGGTGACCCGCACCGATCCGCAGATCAAAAAGGCAATCATCGATATCGAGGTTCGTCGTCTCACCGATGGAACGCGTTGCGACGTCTGGATCAAGGACAAGCGGCCGCCTTCGCCTCGGACCTTGCGCCGTTGGCTGAAACACTACGAGGATGGCCAGCGCAACGTCATTGCACTGCGCACTCGGCATCGTCACAGCGGCAATCCCATCTCGAACATCGATCCAGAAATCCACACTCTACTGACTAAGTACGCCATCGCATACTGTCATGAATCGCGACCGACTATCAGCTTGCTTCACGGAAGGCTGCTTTCGGAGCTCGCCGCGGTCAACCTGCAGCGTGATGCCGACGGACTACCGCGACTTACGCCCCCCGCGAGAGCAACGCTTCGGCGTAGAATTCAGAAGCTGAACCAGTTCGAGGTTCATGCAAGTCGTCACGGTATCTCGAGCGCTCGCGCACGCTTTGCCGTCGTCGGCAATGGCCTTGACGTGACCCGCCCGCTTCAGCACGTCCAAATCGACACATGGACGATTCAGTTGCACACGATCATGAACGACCTTGGTCTCGATCAGCAACTGACGGCCGAAGACCGCAAACATCTCAAGAAGGAGCGGCTCAAATTCTGTGTGGTGTTCGACGTTGCGACGAGATGCGTCCTTGGATTTCGCATCTCCAAACTCGACGATGCGCAGAATGCCATCGCCGCGCTGGCGATGAGCGTTTCCGACAAAAGTGCAATCGCTAAATCCGCAGGGTGCAAATCCGACTGGATCCAACGCGGCCCTGGCTCTGGCTACTCGCCAGATGCTGGTGCTCCCTTCATCGATTCGGGATTCCGCGGAACGATCGCCTGTCTCGGCTCTGTTTACGAAAACGCTCCCGCCGGACTATCGCACATGCGCGGGCATATCGAGCGATCGCTGGGCACGTTTCACACGATGTTGATGCCCTACTTCACTGGGCGATCCTTCAGCAATATCATTGAGAAGGGTGATTACCAAGCGGACGAACGCATCTCGATCCTCAGCAAACAGCTTCCGATGATCTTCACGCGCTTTATTGTCGATATCTATCACCACACGCCGCACGAAGGTCTCGGCGGTGAGACGCCCTATAATGCGTGGGTCCGTCTGACGGCCCTCTACGGAACCGCCCCCTGCCCCAATATCCACGAACGTCGTGACATTTTTGGCGTACCTTTGAAGCGCAATCTCGACACGCGCGGCGTTCGCGTCGGCGGCAATTACTACCAATCCGAGGAGATGCAAGAGTGGCGCCGCCAGGTCGGGGACACCGATCTCGACGTACGCTTCGACACCTCCGACATCGGCCACATCTCCGCCTGGTTCGATGGCCGCTGGAACGTCGTTCCGGCCGTCCGCAAATCTCTTCGGGGCGTCGATTTCAATACTTGGAAGGACGCTGTTGCGGACCTCCGTCGCCGTCACGCTGCTGGTGCCCGAGTCTACGAACACATCGTCCATGACGCGATCCGGGCGATCTCTGCAATCGCCGAAGACGCTGTCTGTCGTACCGCCATCTCTGGCACCCGTCCGACTGCGAAGGAACTGGACTGGGAGGAGAACGGCCTAACGCTCGGCTTTGACATCGTCAGCGATGACGTTGCCGAAGACAAGCACCCGGACGACATCTTGGGCACCGGTTTCCCGGGGGCGGTCGCCCAACCGAAGGCCACTCCGATTCCCAGTGACAGTCCGGGCACCGCTTACCGCCCCGAGCTCGAGGACTGA
- a CDS encoding TniQ family protein — MFSPLALRLPIMPDEPPAQYAIRLAARNFVDVRAFSLDMGFNFERLLSGCPNATARLADVSGISLSELAENGLIKEGARYLLKGQMLDIHSLRCARIVVCPECLRQDIERSDLPPATAMYRRVQWALKSIGTCEKHNLALVTAAERLSQWDRQNWSVASLEPKLHELIDGATRRSPSHFEAYLLDRLKGRQTNCWLDNLDFFAAEQAAQLFGTFSLFGNGSPPRDLSDADFYAAGNAGFEIFRGGAHGLGAFLDRVQKEFSRSKTFQRDRTLGPSTIYGRLHARLSAYSKETAFLPLVKVVADHIVTRFPYGPGDFLFHKPVQVRKLHSVLTLSRLFKVSNKRVVKVLTTGGMLPCPGCVDRDAVFDAAEAEDLVRNEVLGLTQANAERYLNVPKNLMENLIHEGFVRRYRASTGVQGYRFSKAELDRFLERMFLDAVPAGPGSEAAMSISRASFHCRASATAIIQIILDRKLRWIGYREDLRGLASLIVHPQDVIDAFCLPHLDGMTVAEVSAKLHIHPMVVRELIKRNLLKASSKLHPVNNRPSLRIAPSELERFDAEYTTLFNLARQLKLDHHLKLKAILADRGIHPAEETIGLDTTFYKRLDLQS, encoded by the coding sequence ATGTTTTCTCCTCTTGCACTTCGACTACCAATCATGCCGGATGAGCCACCGGCCCAATATGCAATTCGTCTCGCTGCCCGCAACTTCGTGGACGTGCGAGCATTCTCGCTAGACATGGGATTTAACTTTGAGCGTCTGTTGAGCGGTTGCCCAAATGCAACCGCTCGTCTTGCCGACGTTAGCGGGATCTCTTTGTCCGAACTGGCCGAAAACGGACTTATTAAAGAGGGCGCGAGATATCTGCTAAAAGGCCAGATGTTGGACATTCACTCCCTCCGTTGTGCTCGCATCGTCGTGTGCCCGGAGTGCTTAAGGCAAGACATCGAGCGGTCTGATTTGCCTCCCGCCACTGCGATGTACCGTCGCGTTCAATGGGCGCTGAAATCGATCGGGACCTGTGAAAAGCACAACTTGGCGCTTGTCACTGCGGCCGAGCGACTTTCCCAATGGGATCGACAGAATTGGTCGGTCGCTTCGCTAGAACCGAAGCTACACGAGCTTATTGATGGAGCCACGCGTCGCTCGCCGTCCCATTTTGAGGCCTATCTTCTAGATAGGTTGAAGGGCAGGCAGACCAATTGTTGGCTCGACAACCTCGACTTCTTCGCCGCAGAACAGGCAGCACAGCTGTTCGGCACCTTCTCGCTGTTCGGCAACGGAAGCCCTCCCAGAGACCTGAGCGACGCTGACTTCTATGCCGCCGGAAACGCCGGCTTTGAGATTTTCAGGGGCGGCGCTCATGGGCTGGGCGCATTTTTGGATCGTGTTCAGAAAGAGTTCTCACGCTCAAAAACTTTCCAGCGCGATCGCACCCTGGGACCCTCGACGATCTACGGGCGACTCCATGCGCGCTTATCTGCGTATTCGAAGGAGACCGCCTTTTTGCCCTTAGTCAAAGTTGTTGCTGACCACATCGTTACCAGGTTCCCATATGGTCCCGGCGACTTCCTGTTTCACAAACCTGTTCAGGTTCGGAAGCTCCACTCTGTCCTAACGCTTTCGAGGCTTTTCAAGGTCAGCAACAAACGCGTTGTAAAGGTTCTAACGACCGGAGGCATGTTGCCCTGCCCTGGCTGCGTTGATCGCGACGCGGTTTTTGACGCTGCCGAAGCTGAGGATCTCGTCCGGAACGAGGTTTTAGGATTGACCCAAGCGAACGCCGAGAGATACCTCAATGTACCTAAAAACCTTATGGAGAACCTAATCCATGAGGGCTTCGTCCGACGCTACCGTGCCAGCACAGGAGTGCAGGGGTACCGTTTTTCAAAAGCTGAATTGGACAGGTTTTTGGAGCGGATGTTCTTGGACGCGGTTCCAGCCGGTCCAGGTTCTGAAGCCGCAATGTCAATCAGCCGAGCTTCATTTCACTGTCGTGCTTCAGCCACCGCCATCATCCAGATCATCCTAGACCGCAAACTCCGTTGGATCGGGTATCGGGAAGATCTGCGTGGACTTGCATCCCTGATCGTCCACCCTCAGGACGTTATTGATGCTTTCTGTCTTCCGCATCTGGACGGAATGACTGTCGCCGAGGTTAGCGCGAAGCTACACATCCATCCTATGGTTGTTCGCGAACTCATCAAGCGCAATCTTCTCAAAGCATCCTCCAAACTGCATCCGGTCAACAACCGTCCGAGTCTCCGCATCGCTCCTTCAGAGCTTGAACGTTTTGATGCAGAGTACACAACTCTATTCAATCTAGCCCGGCAGCTGAAACTGGATCATCACCTGAAACTTAAGGCGATTCTGGCCGATAGAGGGATTCACCCTGCCGAGGAAACTATCGGTTTGGACACCACATTCTATAAGCGATTAGATCTGCAATCATAG
- a CDS encoding ABC transporter substrate-binding protein gives MPLSRIEISRRTALLTSAAIAANVINPMRAFAQETPRKGGVFNVHYGAEQRQLNPSLQASTGVYIIGGKIQEPLVDLDAAGNPVGVLAESWESTPDGKTITFKLRKGVTWHDGKPFTSEDVAFTAMNMWKKILNYGSTLQLFLTAVDTPDPQTAIFRYERPMPLNLLLRALPDLGYVSAKHIYETGDIRQNPANLAPVGTGPFKFNKYERGQYIIADRNDNYWRPNAPYLDRIVWKVITDRAAAAAQLEAGGLQLSPFSGLTISDMARLGKDKRFIVSTKGNEGNARTNTIEFNFRRKELSDIRVRRAIAHAINVPFFIENFLGDFAKLGTGPIPSTSADFYPGPNTPQYPYDKQKAIALLDEAGLKPGAGGNRLSLRLLPAPWGEDISLWATFIQQSLGEVGIQVEVVRNDGGGFLKQVYDEHAFDLATGWHQYRNDPAVSTTVWYRYGQPKGAPWTNQWGWEDPAIDKIIDDAATEVDPAKRKALYADFVTRANTELPIWMPIEQLFVTVITAKARNHSNTPRWASSTWHDLWLAE, from the coding sequence ATGCCCCTCTCGCGGATCGAGATTAGCCGCCGCACTGCGCTACTGACGTCGGCCGCGATCGCCGCCAATGTGATCAACCCGATGCGCGCCTTCGCCCAGGAGACGCCGCGCAAGGGTGGCGTGTTCAACGTCCATTATGGTGCCGAACAGCGACAGCTCAATCCGAGCCTGCAGGCCTCAACCGGCGTCTACATCATCGGCGGCAAGATCCAGGAACCGCTGGTCGACCTCGACGCGGCCGGCAACCCGGTCGGTGTGCTGGCGGAAAGCTGGGAATCCACGCCCGACGGCAAGACCATCACCTTCAAGCTGCGCAAGGGCGTGACCTGGCACGACGGCAAGCCGTTCACCTCCGAGGACGTCGCCTTCACGGCGATGAATATGTGGAAGAAGATCCTCAACTACGGATCGACCCTGCAGCTGTTCCTCACCGCGGTCGACACGCCCGATCCGCAAACCGCGATCTTCCGCTATGAGCGGCCGATGCCACTGAACCTGCTGCTGCGCGCGCTGCCGGATCTTGGCTACGTCTCGGCCAAGCACATCTACGAGACCGGCGACATCCGCCAGAATCCGGCCAACCTGGCGCCGGTCGGCACCGGCCCGTTCAAGTTCAACAAATACGAGCGCGGCCAGTACATCATCGCCGACCGCAACGACAATTATTGGCGGCCGAACGCCCCCTATCTCGATCGCATCGTCTGGAAGGTGATCACCGACCGCGCCGCGGCCGCGGCCCAGCTCGAAGCCGGCGGGCTGCAGCTCAGCCCGTTCTCGGGCCTGACGATCTCCGACATGGCTCGGCTCGGTAAGGACAAGCGCTTCATCGTCTCCACCAAGGGCAACGAAGGCAACGCCCGGACCAACACCATCGAGTTCAACTTCCGCCGCAAGGAGCTGTCGGACATCCGCGTCCGCCGCGCCATCGCACACGCCATCAACGTCCCGTTCTTCATCGAGAACTTCCTCGGCGACTTCGCCAAGCTCGGCACCGGTCCGATCCCTTCAACCTCGGCGGACTTCTATCCGGGCCCGAACACGCCGCAATATCCCTATGACAAGCAGAAGGCGATCGCCCTGCTCGACGAGGCCGGGCTGAAGCCCGGCGCCGGCGGCAACCGGCTGTCCTTGCGGCTGCTGCCCGCGCCGTGGGGCGAGGATATCTCGCTGTGGGCGACCTTCATCCAGCAGTCGCTGGGCGAGGTCGGCATCCAGGTCGAAGTGGTGCGCAACGACGGCGGCGGCTTTCTCAAGCAGGTCTATGACGAGCACGCGTTCGATCTCGCCACCGGCTGGCATCAGTATCGCAACGATCCCGCGGTCTCGACCACGGTGTGGTATCGCTACGGTCAACCGAAGGGCGCGCCCTGGACCAACCAGTGGGGCTGGGAAGACCCGGCGATCGACAAGATCATCGACGACGCCGCGACCGAAGTCGATCCTGCCAAGCGCAAGGCGCTGTATGCCGACTTCGTCACCCGAGCCAATACCGAGCTGCCGATCTGGATGCCAATTGAGCAATTATTCGTCACGGTGATCACTGCGAAGGCGCGCAATCACTCCAATACGCCACGCTGGGCGTCATCGACCTGGCACGATCTTTGGCTGGCCGAATAG
- a CDS encoding M20 aminoacylase family protein, producing the protein MTIDPRITTIAEDAIVWRRDIHAHPELMYDLDRTSALVADLLRQFGCDEVVTGLGRTGVVGLVHGRGRSANRAIGLRADMDALPIEEDTGVAYASQTPGRMHACGHDGRTAMLLGAAKHLAATRDFNGSVAFIFQPAEEGGAGAKAMIEDGLFSRFPIDEVYGMHNKPGLPIGQFATRTGAVMASTDRVEIEIEGIGGHAARPQYSIDPVMVGAQIVTALQTIVSRTLDPLASAVVSITNFHAGSAFNVIPQKANLVGTARALDGKVRDRLEARIAELSTLIAQAHGATARVTYERGYPVTCNHAEQTDFAADTAAAIAGNDQVDRDLAPMMGAEDFSYMLEQRPGALIFLGNGDSAGLHHPRYDFADAAIPYGIAYWSKLVERALPL; encoded by the coding sequence ATGACCATCGATCCCCGCATCACCACCATCGCGGAAGACGCGATCGTCTGGCGCCGAGACATCCACGCTCATCCGGAACTTATGTACGACCTCGACCGCACCTCGGCTTTGGTCGCCGATCTGCTGCGTCAGTTCGGGTGCGACGAGGTGGTGACGGGGCTGGGACGAACCGGCGTTGTCGGCCTGGTGCATGGTCGGGGTCGTAGCGCCAATCGCGCTATTGGCCTCCGCGCCGACATGGACGCGCTTCCAATCGAGGAAGACACCGGCGTCGCTTACGCATCGCAGACGCCCGGCCGAATGCACGCTTGCGGCCATGATGGTCGCACCGCAATGCTGCTCGGCGCAGCCAAGCATCTGGCCGCCACGCGGGACTTCAACGGCTCGGTGGCGTTCATCTTCCAGCCGGCCGAGGAAGGCGGCGCCGGCGCCAAGGCGATGATCGAGGACGGTCTGTTCAGCCGTTTCCCGATCGACGAGGTCTATGGCATGCACAACAAGCCCGGCCTTCCGATCGGGCAGTTCGCCACGCGCACGGGCGCGGTCATGGCATCGACCGACCGCGTCGAAATCGAGATCGAAGGCATCGGAGGTCACGCCGCACGGCCGCAGTATTCGATTGATCCAGTTATGGTCGGGGCGCAGATTGTCACCGCGCTGCAGACGATCGTATCTCGAACGCTTGACCCGCTCGCTTCCGCGGTTGTCTCGATCACCAACTTCCATGCCGGCTCGGCATTCAACGTCATCCCGCAGAAGGCCAATCTGGTCGGCACAGCACGCGCGCTCGATGGCAAGGTTCGTGACCGGCTGGAGGCCCGCATCGCGGAGCTCTCAACGCTGATTGCCCAGGCTCATGGGGCGACGGCCCGGGTCACTTACGAGCGCGGCTATCCGGTGACCTGCAACCACGCTGAACAAACGGATTTTGCCGCGGATACGGCCGCTGCCATCGCCGGCAACGACCAGGTCGATCGCGATCTTGCCCCGATGATGGGCGCCGAGGACTTTTCCTACATGCTCGAACAGCGCCCAGGCGCGCTGATCTTTCTCGGCAATGGTGACAGCGCTGGGCTGCATCACCCGCGCTACGATTTTGCCGATGCTGCGATTCCTTATGGCATCGCCTACTGGTCCAAGCTGGTGGAGCGCGCGCTGCCTTTGTGA
- a CDS encoding ATP-binding protein, protein MPHDNMTDRAELAADPVALLHEEASSSTDFRIMETIRAKFLPTKRDAKLAEALRLLIREAVKRRDETLPPSFENRGKSGGGLALIGRTGGGKSRSLQRYFEKHSVLRGYAEPTSRSPLISITVPSPCTSMQLARALLRATGYAVQRDLPAHRLWEMAFERLHQMRKFIVHFDEMQHVVHNMPDKELQQMADTLKIAIDNHRITIILSGVETLKPFLQFDTQLLRRFTIVPFEEINHENHGDLVHMVESYAKAANLRAMLGDREDVKADFIARLAHAALNAYGYSIVLTHLAIEHALRGGCNQLVTDDFAAIYAHKSGVAADRNPFTAPLWHEIDCSKIFVEREIDVPPETMKLAKPNSRARKQTN, encoded by the coding sequence ATGCCTCACGACAACATGACCGATCGCGCAGAACTCGCCGCTGATCCTGTCGCACTCCTCCATGAAGAAGCATCCAGCTCAACGGATTTCAGGATCATGGAGACCATCCGCGCCAAATTTCTTCCGACCAAGCGGGATGCCAAGCTGGCCGAGGCCCTTCGCTTGCTCATTCGCGAAGCCGTCAAACGCAGGGACGAAACACTTCCGCCGTCGTTCGAGAATCGCGGAAAGAGCGGCGGTGGTTTGGCACTGATCGGTCGCACGGGAGGCGGAAAATCCCGTTCGCTTCAGCGATATTTTGAGAAGCACTCCGTTTTGCGAGGATACGCTGAACCGACGTCCCGATCCCCCTTGATTAGCATCACAGTGCCAAGCCCCTGCACCTCCATGCAGCTTGCTCGCGCGCTGCTTCGTGCGACCGGCTACGCGGTCCAACGCGACCTCCCTGCCCACCGCTTGTGGGAGATGGCCTTCGAACGATTGCATCAAATGCGTAAGTTCATCGTGCATTTCGACGAGATGCAGCATGTCGTTCATAACATGCCTGACAAGGAGCTTCAGCAGATGGCAGACACGCTCAAAATTGCCATCGACAACCACCGCATCACGATCATTCTCTCGGGCGTCGAAACCCTAAAGCCGTTTCTCCAATTCGACACGCAATTGCTCCGGCGCTTTACTATCGTTCCGTTTGAGGAGATCAATCACGAGAACCACGGCGATCTCGTTCATATGGTCGAGTCCTACGCCAAGGCAGCAAATCTAAGGGCAATGCTGGGAGACCGCGAGGATGTCAAAGCTGACTTCATCGCGCGACTCGCTCATGCAGCATTGAATGCCTATGGATACTCGATTGTCCTGACGCATCTGGCTATCGAGCATGCGCTACGGGGCGGCTGTAATCAACTTGTAACGGACGACTTTGCGGCTATTTATGCGCACAAAAGTGGAGTTGCCGCCGACCGAAATCCGTTCACGGCCCCTCTTTGGCATGAGATCGATTGCTCGAAGATCTTTGTAGAGAGAGAAATTGACGTACCGCCAGAGACGATGAAATTGGCGAAGCCGAATAGCCGTGCGCGCAAGCAAACGAACTAA
- a CDS encoding ABC transporter permease, translating into MRILNLAGRRLAASIPTLFLILIGIFLLLQFAPGDTVDAMMAQMGGGDAATARELRQFYGLDLSIPMQLGHYLWRLVRFDLGFSSIYGKPVASVILERLPPTLLLMTASLSFAFFAGLVLGVVAARGVNKWPDTLISTLGLIFYATPSFWFGLMAIVVFSVYLQWLPAGGFEDIGQAATGLARTLDIAAHLVLPALTLGLIFLAIYLRIMRASMLEVLNLDFVRTARAKGLDETRVVVRHVLRNALLPMVTLIGLQAGTMLGGSVVVESVFSLPGLGRLAYESVVQRDLNTLLGIVFVSALLVIAVNFLVDLLYARLDPRISAGA; encoded by the coding sequence ATGCGTATCCTGAACCTCGCGGGGCGGCGGCTCGCCGCCTCGATCCCGACCTTGTTTCTCATCCTGATCGGCATCTTCCTGCTCCTGCAATTCGCGCCGGGCGACACCGTCGACGCGATGATGGCACAGATGGGCGGCGGCGACGCCGCGACCGCGCGCGAACTTCGTCAGTTCTACGGGCTCGATCTGTCGATCCCGATGCAGCTTGGCCACTATCTGTGGCGGCTGGTGCGGTTCGATCTCGGCTTCTCGTCGATCTACGGCAAGCCGGTCGCGAGCGTGATCCTCGAACGGCTGCCGCCGACGCTGCTGCTGATGACCGCGTCGCTCTCGTTCGCGTTCTTTGCTGGCCTCGTGCTTGGCGTGGTCGCCGCACGTGGCGTCAACAAGTGGCCGGACACGCTGATTTCGACGCTCGGCCTGATCTTCTACGCGACGCCCTCGTTCTGGTTCGGGCTGATGGCAATCGTGGTGTTCTCGGTCTATCTGCAGTGGCTGCCGGCAGGCGGCTTCGAGGACATCGGCCAAGCGGCGACCGGCCTCGCGCGAACGCTCGATATCGCGGCACATCTGGTGCTCCCGGCGCTGACGCTTGGGCTGATCTTCCTGGCGATCTACTTGCGCATCATGCGGGCCTCAATGCTCGAAGTGCTCAATCTCGATTTCGTCCGCACCGCGCGCGCCAAGGGACTCGACGAGACCCGCGTCGTCGTCCGCCACGTGCTCCGCAACGCGCTGCTGCCGATGGTGACTCTGATCGGCCTGCAGGCTGGCACCATGCTGGGCGGCTCGGTGGTCGTCGAGAGCGTATTCTCGCTGCCGGGCCTCGGCCGGCTTGCATATGAATCGGTCGTGCAACGTGACCTCAATACTCTGCTTGGTATCGTATTCGTCTCGGCGCTCCTGGTGATCGCCGTCAACTTCCTGGTCGACCTGCTCTACGCCCGCCTCGACCCGCGCATCTCGGCGGGGGCTTGA
- a CDS encoding VOC family protein produces the protein MGFQIDHVVVAVANLDEAIADYRRLGFTVEAGGEHPGRGSRNALVVFGDGSYFELIAFDRPAPDFRWWQVLDRSGPGLVDYALLPRNIDADVAAAQSRGLDFENPEDGGRERPDGERLIWKTARSKQSDTPFFCGDVTPRDLRVPEGAVRQHANGALGIGSVVVAVTDIDRSVGRYAALFGEPAADVHALPGLGVRIAHLPADRSAITLITPTAEGPAGQRVAAHLKSRGESPFAIGLKGAPPTTLDITLSHGAPLEFIG, from the coding sequence ATGGGATTTCAGATCGATCACGTCGTCGTCGCCGTCGCCAATCTCGACGAGGCCATTGCCGACTATCGCCGCCTCGGCTTCACCGTGGAGGCCGGCGGCGAGCATCCTGGACGGGGTTCGCGCAACGCATTGGTTGTGTTCGGCGATGGTTCGTATTTCGAACTGATTGCCTTCGACCGTCCCGCACCCGACTTCCGTTGGTGGCAGGTGCTCGACCGCTCCGGCCCGGGCCTCGTCGACTACGCGCTGCTGCCGCGCAATATCGATGCGGACGTCGCAGCGGCGCAGTCTCGCGGTCTGGACTTCGAGAATCCGGAAGACGGCGGACGAGAGCGGCCCGATGGAGAGCGGCTGATTTGGAAGACGGCACGCTCGAAGCAGAGCGATACCCCGTTCTTCTGCGGCGACGTCACGCCGCGGGACTTGCGCGTTCCCGAGGGCGCCGTGCGGCAGCACGCCAATGGCGCTCTGGGCATCGGTTCGGTGGTTGTTGCGGTCACGGATATCGACCGGAGTGTCGGTCGGTACGCGGCACTGTTTGGAGAACCTGCTGCCGACGTCCATGCGTTGCCTGGACTGGGCGTCCGCATCGCGCATCTTCCCGCGGATCGTAGCGCCATCACCCTGATCACACCCACTGCCGAAGGTCCGGCCGGTCAGCGTGTCGCCGCACACCTCAAATCACGCGGCGAAAGCCCGTTCGCGATCGGGCTGAAAGGCGCTCCTCCGACGACGCTCGACATCACGCTGTCGCACGGCGCGCCGCTCGAATTCATCGGCTGA